In the Populus trichocarpa isolate Nisqually-1 chromosome 1, P.trichocarpa_v4.1, whole genome shotgun sequence genome, one interval contains:
- the LOC7478065 gene encoding cytochrome P450 87A3 isoform X1, with product MWALFFGALIIISITHWVYRWRNPRCNGTLPPGSMGLPLIGETLQFFAPNTSCDISPFVRDRMKRYGPIFRTNLVGRPVVVSTDPDLNYFIFQQEGKLFQSWYPDTFTEIFGRQNVGSLHGFMYKYLKNMVLNLFGPESLKKMLPEVEQTASNRLQLWSHQESVELKEATATMIFDLTAKKLISYDQENSSENLRENFVAFIQGLISFPLDIPGTAYHECLQGRKKAMRMLKNLLQERQANPRKHETDFFDYVLEELQKNKTILTEEIALDLMFVLLFASFETTSLGLTLAVKFISDHPLVLKELTEEHEGILKNRENANSGLTWKEYKSMKFTFQVINETVRLANIVPGIFRKTLGDIQFKGYTIPAGWAVMVCPPAVHLNPAKYEDPLAFNPWRWKGMEVNGASKTFMAFGGGMRFCVGTEFTKVQMAVFLHCLVTKSRWQAIKGGNIVRTPGLQFPSGYHIQLTERDKRYNSTT from the exons ATGTGGGCTTTGTTCTTTGGAGCTTTGATTATTATAAGCATTACACATTGGGTTTACCGCTGGAGAAACCCCAGATGCAATGGCACTCTCCCACCAGGTTCAATGGGATTGCCACTTATTGGCGAGACCCTTCAGTTCTTCGCTCCAAATACTTCTTGTGACATTTCTCCATTTGTCAGAGACAGGATGAAAAG ATATGGACCAATATTCCGGACTAATTTGGTCGGAAGGCCAGTTGTAGTATCAACAGATCCGGATCTCAATTACTTTATCTTCCAACAAGAAGGAAAATTGTTCCAGAGCTGGTATCCGGATACATTCACGGAGATCTTTGGAAGGCAAAATGTTGGTTCGTTACATGGGTTCATGTACAAGTATCTTAAGAATATGGTGCTTAATCTCTTCGGTCCTGAAAGCCTTAAAAAAATGCTCCCTGAAGTTGAACAGACAGCATCAAATAGATTACAACTATGGTCTCATCAGGAATCAGTTGAATTGAAAGAAGCAACTGCAACT ATGATATTTGATCTGACGGCGAAGAAGCTGATAAGTTATGATCAAGAAAATTCTTCAGAGAATCTAAGGGAGAACTTTGTTGCATTCATACAAGGATTAATCTCCTTCCCTTTGGACATTCCAGGAACAGCATATCACGAATGCTTACAG GGTAGGAAAAAGGCAATGAGAATGCTAAAGAACCTGCTACAGGAAAGACAAGCAAATCCGAGAAAGCACGAAACTGATTTTTTTGATTATGTGCTTGAAGAActtcaaaagaacaaaacaatccTTACAGAGGAAATCGCTCTGGATTTAATGTTTGTGCTGCTATTTGCCAGCTTTGAAACAACTTCCCTGGGTCTAACTTTAGCTGTCAAGTTTATATCGGACCACCCATTGGTGCTAAAGGAATTGACG GAAGAGCACGAGGGAATTCTAAAAAATCGGGAAAATGCCAACTCTGGTCTTACATGGAAGGAATACAAATCAATGAAATTCACGTTTCAG GTCATTAATGAAACTGTTAGACTGGCAAACATAGTTCCAGGGATCTTCAGAAAAACACTTGGAGATATCCAGTTTAAGG GATATACCATTCCAGCAGGCTGGGCAGTAATGGTCTGTCCCCCCGCTGTACACTTAAACCCAGCAAAATATGAAGATCCACTTGCCTTCAATCCATGGAGATGGAAG GGTATGGAAGTAAATGGTGCATCCAAAACTTTCATGGCCTTTGGTGGTGGCATGAGATTTTGTGTTGGAACAGAGTTTACCAAGGTGCAGATGGCTGTATTTCTACATTGCTTGGTCACAAAGTCCAG GTGGCAAGCAATCAAAGGAGGAAATATTGTTCGAACTCCTGGTTTACAATTTCCCAGTGGTTATCACATTCAGCTCACGGAGAGAGACAAAAGATATAACTCTACTACATAA
- the LOC7478065 gene encoding cytochrome P450 87A3 isoform X2, whose amino-acid sequence MWALFFGALIIISITHWVYRWRNPRCNGTLPPGSMGLPLIGETLQFFAPNTSCDISPFVRDRMKRYGPIFRTNLVGRPVVVSTDPDLNYFIFQQEGKLFQSWYPDTFTEIFGRQNVGSLHGFMYKYLKNMVLNLFGPESLKKMLPEVEQTASNRLQLWSHQESVELKEATATMIFDLTAKKLISYDQENSSENLRENFVAFIQGLISFPLDIPGTAYHECLQGRKKAMRMLKNLLQERQANPRKHETDFFDYVLEELQKNKTILTEEIALDLMFVLLFASFETTSLGLTLAVKFISDHPLVLKELTEEHEGILKNRENANSGLTWKEYKSMKFTFQVINETVRLANIVPGIFRKTLGDIQFKGYGSKWCIQNFHGLWWWHEILCWNRVYQGADGCISTLLGHKVQVASNQRRKYCSNSWFTISQWLSHSAHGERQKI is encoded by the exons ATGTGGGCTTTGTTCTTTGGAGCTTTGATTATTATAAGCATTACACATTGGGTTTACCGCTGGAGAAACCCCAGATGCAATGGCACTCTCCCACCAGGTTCAATGGGATTGCCACTTATTGGCGAGACCCTTCAGTTCTTCGCTCCAAATACTTCTTGTGACATTTCTCCATTTGTCAGAGACAGGATGAAAAG ATATGGACCAATATTCCGGACTAATTTGGTCGGAAGGCCAGTTGTAGTATCAACAGATCCGGATCTCAATTACTTTATCTTCCAACAAGAAGGAAAATTGTTCCAGAGCTGGTATCCGGATACATTCACGGAGATCTTTGGAAGGCAAAATGTTGGTTCGTTACATGGGTTCATGTACAAGTATCTTAAGAATATGGTGCTTAATCTCTTCGGTCCTGAAAGCCTTAAAAAAATGCTCCCTGAAGTTGAACAGACAGCATCAAATAGATTACAACTATGGTCTCATCAGGAATCAGTTGAATTGAAAGAAGCAACTGCAACT ATGATATTTGATCTGACGGCGAAGAAGCTGATAAGTTATGATCAAGAAAATTCTTCAGAGAATCTAAGGGAGAACTTTGTTGCATTCATACAAGGATTAATCTCCTTCCCTTTGGACATTCCAGGAACAGCATATCACGAATGCTTACAG GGTAGGAAAAAGGCAATGAGAATGCTAAAGAACCTGCTACAGGAAAGACAAGCAAATCCGAGAAAGCACGAAACTGATTTTTTTGATTATGTGCTTGAAGAActtcaaaagaacaaaacaatccTTACAGAGGAAATCGCTCTGGATTTAATGTTTGTGCTGCTATTTGCCAGCTTTGAAACAACTTCCCTGGGTCTAACTTTAGCTGTCAAGTTTATATCGGACCACCCATTGGTGCTAAAGGAATTGACG GAAGAGCACGAGGGAATTCTAAAAAATCGGGAAAATGCCAACTCTGGTCTTACATGGAAGGAATACAAATCAATGAAATTCACGTTTCAG GTCATTAATGAAACTGTTAGACTGGCAAACATAGTTCCAGGGATCTTCAGAAAAACACTTGGAGATATCCAGTTTAAGG GGTATGGAAGTAAATGGTGCATCCAAAACTTTCATGGCCTTTGGTGGTGGCATGAGATTTTGTGTTGGAACAGAGTTTACCAAGGTGCAGATGGCTGTATTTCTACATTGCTTGGTCACAAAGTCCAG GTGGCAAGCAATCAAAGGAGGAAATATTGTTCGAACTCCTGGTTTACAATTTCCCAGTGGTTATCACATTCAGCTCACGGAGAGAGACAAAAGATATAA